The Streptomyces camelliae genome window below encodes:
- a CDS encoding helix-turn-helix domain-containing protein encodes MPPKPVPTQRQRRLGHELRRMRVAAGMSAEEAAKLLGVDRGKISYMESGIRTISEERLRTLAHHCGCSDEKYVAALIEMASAGTQAWWEQYRGALPQGLLDIAELEARATRMRAACTVHIPGLLQTTDYALAVFRAVLPPLPEHEVAMRVAHRSHRQEVLAGNAAPPFIGIVHEAALRMQFGGPRVTREQLEYLLVQSETEGVTVLVVPFANGGFPGAGQTVLYAEGPSEQLDTVQIDNSHGPDFLYGEKELSKYRAHLDRMEDLALSPDDSRDFIHTIAQGLQEAS; translated from the coding sequence ATGCCCCCGAAGCCAGTCCCCACTCAGCGACAGAGGCGTCTCGGTCACGAGCTGCGCAGAATGCGAGTAGCGGCCGGCATGTCCGCGGAGGAGGCTGCGAAGCTCCTGGGCGTCGATCGCGGCAAGATCTCGTACATGGAGTCCGGGATCCGGACCATCAGCGAGGAACGACTGCGCACCCTGGCCCACCACTGCGGGTGCAGCGACGAGAAATATGTGGCCGCCTTGATCGAGATGGCTTCGGCGGGCACCCAGGCCTGGTGGGAGCAGTATCGAGGCGCCCTGCCCCAGGGCCTTCTGGACATCGCGGAGTTGGAGGCTCGGGCCACGCGCATGCGTGCGGCCTGCACGGTGCACATCCCCGGCCTGTTGCAGACGACCGACTATGCCCTGGCCGTCTTCCGCGCCGTACTTCCGCCCCTCCCGGAGCACGAGGTGGCGATGCGTGTCGCCCATCGCAGCCATCGCCAGGAAGTACTCGCCGGCAACGCCGCGCCCCCGTTCATCGGCATCGTGCACGAGGCGGCCCTCCGAATGCAGTTCGGGGGCCCTCGGGTGACCCGCGAACAGCTTGAGTACCTGCTCGTTCAGTCGGAGACGGAGGGGGTGACCGTCTTGGTCGTCCCCTTCGCCAACGGAGGCTTCCCCGGCGCGGGTCAGACGGTTCTGTACGCAGAAGGACCGTCGGAGCAACTGGACACCGTGCAGATCGACAACTCCCACGGTCCGGACTTCCTCTACGGCGAGAAAGAGTTGAGCAAGTACCGTGCCCACTTGGACCGGATGGAGGACCTGGCACTGTCCCCCGACGACTCAAGGGACTTCATCCACACCATCGCACAGGGACTCCAGGAGGCGTCATGA
- a CDS encoding ATP-binding protein produces MNIALLTRGEQKCIAHACPISPALEGWAAPGRQATARRAAQSVSRGRSRDMDCSACTPRKPWDLPFLAEPEEVAALRRVLRIHLGLWGLSELTEAAQLCLSELVSNVITHVGRGTPTTLAVSMSGTRLRMEIHDPDTKALPALDKAAEDAETGRGMALVAAHSDHWGVQLLPDRKVTWVELATALNAPDGHSRNVHVSRAESVLRGYDKQQAVGPERSSRLSATAAEETAIEAIADLLHWLRAHGRDADEALDRAQAQFEADAERTAR; encoded by the coding sequence TTGAACATCGCGCTGCTTACGCGCGGCGAGCAGAAGTGCATCGCGCACGCCTGCCCGATCTCTCCTGCCCTGGAGGGGTGGGCTGCGCCAGGGCGACAGGCCACTGCACGCCGGGCAGCGCAGTCAGTCAGCAGAGGAAGGAGCCGGGACATGGATTGCAGTGCCTGTACGCCGAGAAAGCCCTGGGATCTGCCGTTTCTCGCCGAGCCGGAGGAAGTGGCCGCGCTACGACGCGTGTTGCGGATCCACTTGGGCCTGTGGGGACTGTCGGAGCTGACCGAAGCGGCCCAACTCTGCCTCAGCGAACTCGTGTCCAACGTGATCACTCACGTCGGCCGGGGTACTCCGACAACGCTCGCCGTCTCCATGAGCGGCACGCGCCTTCGTATGGAGATCCACGACCCGGACACCAAGGCCTTACCGGCGCTGGACAAGGCTGCCGAGGACGCCGAGACGGGACGCGGCATGGCGCTCGTCGCCGCCCACTCCGACCACTGGGGCGTCCAGCTCCTGCCCGATCGCAAGGTCACCTGGGTGGAACTCGCCACGGCCCTGAACGCACCGGACGGCCACAGCAGGAACGTGCATGTCTCAAGGGCCGAGAGTGTGCTTCGCGGCTACGACAAGCAGCAGGCGGTTGGCCCAGAAAGGTCGAGCAGGCTGAGCGCCACTGCTGCCGAGGAGACGGCGATCGAGGCCATCGCCGACCTCCTTCACTGGCTCCGGGCACACGGTCGTGACGCGGATGAGGCCCTGGACCGGGCCCAGGCGCAGTTCGAGGCAGACGCGGAGCGCACGGCACGTTGA
- the drmB gene encoding DUF1998 domain-containing protein: protein MTPPPARRRRAGTNGAVPAHTLPRRGAVRRAQAITTYGVGSLIAVDHESFVVSGLDEADKNWSTDESRRIHERRLARLLDVDYFRLPPASDDTSRDGLRVRRFPLMHSCPECNELQRHRDFNPPPGQSVCRTCGVDLVPSRFVVACEAGHLGEFPYWQWVHRSTDRGASTAGRCGGKLRLRSSGRTSSLRSILVSCTCGQAPEVSMEGSFRRNALKDLGLTCRGTRPWLGTSAPAQECGLPLRTLQRGSSAVWQPVLKSALSIPPWSDGRADPLAEHWDRLRNLNGRAEIEGVLKFLFPDGSPIPVHEVMALLDAEHEEDPHDEDAPTFDHRYRALRNKEYERLRSGNDESEHSHDEQFVCETPPGDQSMLGPLGVTGPMLVKKLREVRALKAFTRLADPESTTESKEMPLSESPLRWLPAMEVRGEGVFLRLDEDRLGTWEKATAVAARIKRMRAAHQRVLEQRASDPSRLVPSPATPRMVLLHTLAHVLINEWSLEAGYPAASLRERLYAADDMAGVLIYTATSDSAGSLGGLVAQGEPELLDRTVRSAVRRAEWCSSDPLCMETEVSGTGGTNLAACHACVMLPETSCEHNNILLDRALLVGTPDDPHLGFFASVLSR from the coding sequence ATGACCCCGCCCCCCGCCCGTCGCCGCCGAGCGGGCACGAACGGCGCCGTTCCCGCGCACACCCTTCCGCGGCGCGGCGCGGTCCGCCGTGCCCAGGCGATCACCACTTATGGCGTCGGATCGCTCATCGCCGTCGACCATGAGTCCTTCGTGGTCTCGGGTCTGGACGAGGCCGACAAGAACTGGAGCACCGACGAGTCCCGGCGGATACACGAACGGCGCCTGGCCCGGCTGCTCGACGTCGACTACTTCCGGTTGCCGCCCGCGTCCGACGACACCAGCAGGGACGGCCTGCGTGTCCGACGCTTTCCCCTGATGCACTCCTGCCCCGAGTGCAACGAACTGCAGCGACACCGCGACTTCAACCCGCCCCCAGGTCAGAGCGTCTGCCGCACGTGTGGGGTCGATCTCGTCCCCTCCCGTTTCGTCGTCGCCTGTGAGGCCGGTCACCTCGGCGAGTTCCCGTACTGGCAGTGGGTGCACCGCTCCACCGACCGCGGCGCCTCGACGGCCGGTCGGTGCGGTGGGAAGCTCAGGCTGCGCTCTTCCGGGCGTACGTCCTCGCTCCGCTCGATCCTCGTCTCGTGCACCTGTGGTCAGGCCCCCGAGGTCTCGATGGAGGGTTCCTTCCGCAGGAACGCGCTCAAGGACCTCGGCCTCACATGCCGCGGCACCCGCCCGTGGCTCGGCACGTCCGCCCCCGCCCAGGAGTGCGGGCTCCCCCTGCGGACGCTCCAGCGCGGTTCTTCGGCGGTGTGGCAACCGGTGCTGAAATCGGCGCTCTCCATTCCGCCGTGGAGTGACGGCCGCGCGGATCCGCTGGCCGAGCACTGGGACAGACTTCGCAACCTCAACGGCCGCGCGGAGATCGAAGGCGTCCTGAAGTTCCTCTTCCCGGACGGAAGTCCGATCCCTGTCCACGAGGTGATGGCACTCCTCGACGCGGAACACGAGGAGGACCCTCATGACGAGGACGCCCCCACCTTCGACCACCGCTACCGCGCCCTGCGCAACAAGGAGTACGAGCGTCTCCGCTCGGGCAACGACGAGAGCGAGCACTCCCACGACGAGCAGTTCGTCTGCGAGACCCCGCCGGGCGACCAGAGCATGCTCGGTCCGCTCGGAGTGACCGGCCCCATGCTGGTCAAGAAGCTCCGCGAGGTGCGTGCCCTGAAGGCGTTCACCCGGCTCGCCGACCCGGAGTCGACGACCGAATCGAAGGAGATGCCGCTCTCCGAGTCCCCTCTGCGCTGGCTCCCGGCCATGGAGGTGCGCGGTGAGGGTGTCTTCCTCCGCCTGGACGAGGACCGACTCGGCACCTGGGAGAAGGCGACGGCGGTGGCGGCCCGGATCAAGCGGATGCGCGCCGCTCACCAGCGGGTGCTTGAGCAGCGAGCCAGTGACCCGAGCCGGCTCGTCCCCTCCCCGGCCACCCCTCGCATGGTCTTGCTGCACACCCTGGCCCACGTCCTCATCAACGAGTGGAGCCTGGAGGCGGGCTATCCCGCCGCGTCCCTGCGCGAGCGCCTGTACGCCGCTGACGATATGGCCGGGGTACTCATCTACACGGCGACGAGCGACTCGGCGGGCAGTCTCGGCGGTCTCGTCGCTCAGGGCGAGCCGGAGCTTCTCGATCGCACGGTCCGTTCGGCGGTTCGCCGTGCGGAATGGTGTTCCTCCGACCCGCTCTGCATGGAGACCGAGGTATCGGGCACCGGCGGGACGAACCTCGCCGCCTGCCACGCCTGCGTGATGCTCCCGGAGACGAGCTGCGAGCACAACAACATCCTGCTCGACCGTGCGCTGCTCGTCGGCACGCCGGACGATCCTCATCTGGGCTTCTTCGCGAGCGTGCTGAGCCGGTAA
- a CDS encoding helicase-related protein: MTYVAGRHSEHYRVRDEELLAGLRRELLGPAEDAEPDDRDEVLTQDAPIDRYLTGVLYPRAADKAAKERKNEDAAEQEGLDATPLLTRDDVEESGTAQEVGPAGDRRPSSMGLTFAVRPETSKIVVSARAAVYEPTNADGNPIPARRAEARTTADQRERWRRKELVLPDQLIDLTQLAPKEPIALSPEAALHVNVRRPDPATGTVTVTVTLINTQKVSERDLQDALSLFQCGLKVRAADGSTAFVERPAPATAHDPEIATSRLLHRHAPTFAVGHGCAAEWDWTPPPIGVTDAIPAAVPEVRSQFVPTVDVLLTDSNPEIDSSALSMLGLAEKSDAEVLTALEELATGYEGWIARKAAEAAALAGEPHEQPARDQVSACHEALDRIREGIRLLRTKPDLMRAFRLANRAMADQRARSAWVKGGRTGVPDPAAGRWRPFQIAFVLLCLASIDDPDHPDRRVSDLLWFPTGGGKTEAYLGLIALTSFLRRIRKGADGGGVTVLMRYTLRLLTLQQFERAAILLCAMEHMRRHTPELGREEFSIGMWVGRSATPNTLAEAGRKLDELRANLDKRLATENPVQLHACPWCGTRLDARDYEVDEDAKRMYVRCPGAGCDFTDGLPVHLIDEAVYDARPTLVIATVDKFASMPWRPATAALFNLDDPDGDTPPPELVVQDELHLISGPLGTLTGLYETAVDALARRPKVIASTATIRRAADQGRHLFARKVRQFPPAGLDARDSWFAVETPREEKASRRYVGLLAPGTSQSTLLIRTYATLLHRAKHAKTEDEVRDAYWSLVGYFNSLRLLSAAELQVHDDVVAYLELLAEREGVAVRSVANYSELTSRVDASEIPTRLKRIEKRFPDEDTVDVLLATNMIAVGVDVDRLGLMAVMGQPQTTAEYIQATSRVGRAHPGLVAVMLNAARSRDRSHYESFQHFHSALYREVESTSVTPFSARARERGLHAVIVALARILIPAARPNEGAGEVESYEHILRGRIKSVFLERVSAVTPAETDAVSRAFDEFVEWWCKEASNHSGLLFEPRRGNRHPSLLKSYDDESEDAEAWSTLWSLRDVDAESALFLEGTR; this comes from the coding sequence ATGACATACGTGGCAGGCCGACACTCCGAGCACTACCGGGTGCGGGACGAGGAGCTCTTGGCGGGGCTCCGACGCGAACTCCTCGGCCCCGCGGAGGACGCCGAGCCGGACGACCGGGACGAGGTCCTCACCCAGGACGCACCCATCGACCGCTATCTGACCGGCGTGTTGTACCCGCGTGCCGCGGACAAGGCGGCCAAGGAGAGGAAGAACGAGGACGCCGCCGAACAGGAAGGACTGGACGCCACCCCGCTGCTCACTCGTGACGACGTCGAGGAGTCCGGCACCGCACAGGAGGTCGGCCCGGCCGGGGACAGGCGTCCCTCGTCGATGGGCCTGACCTTCGCGGTCCGCCCGGAAACAAGCAAGATCGTGGTTTCGGCGCGAGCGGCCGTGTACGAGCCCACCAACGCCGACGGCAACCCGATCCCGGCCCGCCGTGCCGAGGCCCGTACCACTGCCGACCAGCGGGAACGATGGCGGCGCAAGGAGCTGGTCCTTCCGGACCAGCTCATCGACTTGACCCAGCTGGCCCCGAAAGAACCGATCGCGCTCTCTCCAGAAGCCGCGTTGCACGTCAACGTCCGCCGTCCCGACCCGGCCACCGGCACGGTCACGGTCACGGTCACGCTGATCAACACCCAGAAGGTCAGCGAACGGGATCTTCAGGACGCCCTCTCACTGTTCCAGTGCGGTCTGAAGGTCCGTGCCGCCGACGGCTCCACGGCGTTCGTCGAGCGTCCCGCTCCGGCCACCGCCCACGACCCGGAGATCGCCACCAGCCGGCTACTGCATCGTCACGCCCCGACCTTCGCGGTCGGTCACGGCTGCGCCGCCGAATGGGACTGGACTCCGCCGCCGATCGGCGTGACCGATGCCATCCCGGCTGCCGTCCCCGAAGTGCGCAGCCAGTTCGTGCCCACCGTGGATGTGCTGCTCACCGACTCCAACCCGGAGATCGACAGCTCAGCACTGTCCATGTTGGGTCTGGCAGAGAAGTCGGACGCCGAGGTCCTGACCGCCCTGGAGGAACTCGCCACGGGCTACGAGGGCTGGATCGCGCGCAAGGCGGCCGAGGCGGCGGCTCTGGCGGGCGAACCCCACGAGCAGCCCGCGCGGGACCAGGTGAGCGCCTGCCACGAGGCGCTCGACCGGATCCGCGAGGGGATCAGACTGCTTCGCACCAAGCCCGACCTGATGCGAGCCTTCCGACTCGCGAACCGCGCCATGGCCGACCAGCGCGCACGCAGCGCGTGGGTGAAGGGTGGCCGGACCGGCGTCCCGGACCCGGCCGCCGGCCGTTGGCGCCCCTTCCAGATCGCGTTCGTGCTGCTCTGCCTGGCGAGCATCGACGATCCGGACCACCCCGACCGGCGGGTCTCGGATCTGCTGTGGTTCCCCACCGGTGGCGGCAAGACGGAGGCCTACCTCGGTTTGATCGCCCTCACGTCGTTCCTGCGTCGCATCCGCAAGGGTGCGGACGGGGGCGGTGTCACTGTCCTCATGCGCTATACGTTGCGGCTGCTCACCCTTCAGCAGTTCGAGCGTGCCGCCATCCTGCTCTGCGCCATGGAGCACATGCGGCGCCACACGCCCGAGCTGGGACGTGAGGAGTTCTCCATCGGCATGTGGGTGGGGCGCTCGGCCACCCCCAACACGCTGGCCGAGGCTGGCCGGAAGCTTGATGAGCTGCGCGCGAACCTCGACAAACGCCTCGCCACCGAGAACCCCGTCCAGTTGCACGCCTGTCCGTGGTGCGGAACCCGCCTCGACGCACGGGACTACGAGGTCGACGAGGACGCCAAGCGGATGTACGTCCGTTGCCCCGGCGCGGGCTGCGACTTCACCGACGGTCTGCCCGTGCACCTGATCGACGAGGCAGTGTACGACGCCCGGCCGACACTGGTGATCGCCACCGTCGACAAGTTCGCCTCCATGCCGTGGCGCCCAGCGACCGCCGCGCTGTTCAATCTCGACGATCCGGACGGCGACACTCCTCCCCCGGAGCTGGTCGTGCAGGATGAACTCCACTTGATCTCCGGTCCGTTGGGGACCCTCACCGGGCTCTACGAGACCGCCGTGGACGCGCTCGCCCGACGTCCGAAGGTGATCGCCTCCACCGCGACCATCCGTCGCGCGGCCGATCAGGGCCGCCACCTCTTCGCTCGTAAGGTGCGGCAGTTCCCACCCGCCGGTCTGGACGCCCGCGACTCGTGGTTCGCCGTGGAGACGCCGCGCGAGGAGAAGGCGAGCCGCCGCTACGTCGGCCTACTGGCCCCCGGCACCAGCCAGTCCACCCTGCTGATCCGCACGTACGCGACGTTGCTGCATCGGGCCAAGCACGCGAAGACCGAGGACGAGGTGCGTGACGCGTACTGGAGTCTTGTCGGCTACTTCAACAGCCTTCGACTGCTCTCCGCGGCCGAACTCCAGGTCCACGACGACGTGGTGGCCTACCTGGAGCTGCTTGCCGAGCGCGAAGGGGTGGCGGTCCGCTCGGTCGCCAACTACTCGGAGCTGACGAGCCGCGTCGACGCGAGCGAGATCCCCACCCGCCTCAAGCGCATCGAGAAGAGGTTCCCCGACGAGGACACCGTGGACGTCCTCCTGGCCACCAACATGATCGCGGTGGGTGTGGACGTCGACCGCCTCGGTCTCATGGCCGTGATGGGTCAACCGCAGACCACCGCGGAGTACATCCAGGCCACCAGCCGCGTCGGGCGCGCCCACCCGGGCCTGGTCGCCGTCATGCTCAATGCGGCGCGATCCCGGGACCGTTCCCACTACGAGAGCTTCCAACATTTCCATTCGGCTCTCTACCGCGAGGTCGAGTCCACCTCCGTCACGCCGTTCTCGGCCCGCGCTCGCGAACGGGGCCTGCACGCGGTGATCGTCGCCCTCGCCCGCATCCTGATCCCGGCTGCCCGCCCCAACGAGGGCGCCGGCGAGGTCGAGTCCTACGAACACATCCTCCGGGGACGCATCAAGTCCGTGTTCCTCGAACGGGTCAGCGCGGTCACCCCGGCGGAGACCGACGCCGTGTCCCGGGCCTTCGACGAATTCGTCGAGTGGTGGTGCAAGGAAGCGAGCAACCACAGCGGCCTGCTCTTCGAACCTCGCCGGGGCAATCGTCACCCGTCGCTCCTGAAGTCGTACGACGACGAGTCCGAGGACGCCGAGGCGTGGTCCACGCTGTGGAGCCTGCGCGACGTCGACGCCGAGTCCGCCCTGTTCCTGGAGGGAACCCGATGA
- a CDS encoding UvrD-helicase domain-containing protein — translation MTDVYLDSPPLTDEQRAVVEQPWDARVLVTAGAGAGKTHTLVRRLDALCGHEDPEEALEAAEILVLTFSRAAARELRERIARHGERAHRVRARTFDAWAYEVLLQAHPGGEWGTVGFDERIAAASRAIEKGALEIGDAVPPAHVVIDEVQDLLGGRREMVETLLDRYQESCGFTLVGDAAQSVYGFQIEDLGERADETGRFFDWLRCSYPEDLVELRLTQNFRATTAEARVALAHGPRLQQLSDPDEAGTLYHELRDLLLDPANGLDGLDDEFTLDGLRNLSDTCAVLTRDNQEALVVSSLLHAHGVDHRLRRPLEDRPVPYWVAELLRRTEATGLTEDRFRSLLSEIPLLYEPNADALWTVLRRVARGAGRGLLDLDRLRGTVADGRFPDEAADPETARVVVSTVHRAKGLEFDRVIVLTPPTVAELRTRFEDELDLPAEARALYVAMTRARQDLYHVPPPELPHFKRAGRQRHGRRYLGSWRSYDRYGIVAEAGDVCRDNPPGHETDAVATQAYLLRQVRPGQEVLLRRRHDLPMGEAQSPPYALVHNGLEIGEASERFREELFQVQKVNRTWEPWWPDEIHDLRIDTLETVTGSIAAGANAGLGERGVWIAPRITGIGRYRRADNEEQRA, via the coding sequence GTGACCGACGTCTACCTGGACAGTCCCCCGCTCACCGACGAGCAGCGGGCCGTCGTCGAGCAGCCCTGGGACGCACGTGTCCTGGTCACCGCCGGGGCCGGGGCCGGGAAGACGCACACACTGGTGCGTCGGCTCGACGCGCTGTGCGGTCACGAGGATCCGGAGGAGGCGCTGGAGGCCGCGGAGATCCTGGTGCTCACCTTCTCGCGGGCAGCCGCCCGCGAGCTGCGCGAACGGATCGCCCGGCACGGGGAGCGAGCCCACCGGGTACGCGCCAGGACCTTCGACGCGTGGGCCTACGAGGTGCTCCTCCAGGCGCATCCAGGCGGCGAGTGGGGGACGGTCGGCTTCGACGAGCGGATCGCCGCCGCGTCCCGCGCGATCGAGAAGGGCGCGTTGGAGATCGGCGACGCCGTCCCGCCCGCGCACGTCGTGATCGACGAGGTGCAGGATCTGCTGGGCGGTCGCCGCGAGATGGTGGAGACGCTTCTCGACCGGTATCAGGAAAGTTGTGGCTTCACCCTCGTCGGAGACGCTGCCCAGTCCGTCTACGGCTTCCAGATCGAGGACTTGGGCGAACGGGCCGACGAGACCGGCCGGTTCTTCGACTGGCTACGCTGCTCCTACCCCGAGGACCTGGTGGAGCTGCGTCTCACTCAGAACTTCCGCGCGACCACCGCCGAGGCTCGGGTCGCGCTGGCGCACGGTCCGCGCCTTCAGCAGCTCAGCGACCCGGACGAGGCGGGAACGCTGTACCACGAGCTGCGCGACCTCCTCCTGGACCCGGCGAACGGCTTGGACGGCCTCGACGACGAGTTCACCTTGGACGGCCTGCGGAACCTCTCCGACACGTGCGCCGTCCTCACCCGTGACAACCAGGAGGCCCTCGTGGTCTCCAGCCTGCTGCACGCGCACGGCGTGGACCATCGGCTGCGGCGTCCACTCGAAGACCGTCCGGTGCCGTACTGGGTGGCCGAGTTGCTGCGCCGCACAGAGGCGACCGGACTCACCGAGGACCGGTTCCGCAGTCTCCTCTCGGAGATCCCCCTGCTGTACGAGCCCAACGCCGACGCCCTGTGGACGGTGCTGCGTCGGGTCGCGCGTGGAGCCGGGCGCGGTCTGCTCGATCTGGACCGGCTGCGCGGCACGGTCGCCGACGGCAGGTTCCCCGACGAGGCGGCCGATCCGGAGACCGCCCGAGTCGTCGTCTCCACCGTGCACCGGGCCAAGGGCCTGGAGTTCGACCGGGTGATCGTCCTCACACCGCCGACCGTCGCCGAGCTGCGCACCCGGTTCGAGGACGAGCTGGATCTTCCCGCGGAGGCCCGCGCCCTGTACGTGGCGATGACGCGCGCCCGCCAGGACCTGTACCACGTACCCCCTCCCGAACTGCCGCACTTCAAGAGGGCGGGGCGACAGCGCCACGGCCGTCGTTACCTCGGATCGTGGCGGTCGTACGACAGGTACGGGATCGTCGCCGAGGCGGGCGATGTGTGCCGGGACAACCCGCCCGGCCACGAGACGGACGCCGTCGCCACCCAGGCCTATCTCCTCCGACAGGTCCGACCCGGCCAGGAAGTGCTGCTGCGCAGGCGTCACGACCTCCCCATGGGCGAGGCACAGAGCCCGCCGTACGCGCTGGTGCACAACGGGCTGGAGATCGGTGAGGCGTCGGAGCGATTCCGCGAGGAGCTGTTCCAGGTGCAGAAGGTCAACCGTACCTGGGAACCCTGGTGGCCCGACGAGATCCACGACCTGCGGATCGACACTTTGGAAACCGTCACTGGCAGCATCGCCGCCGGTGCCAACGCCGGACTCGGTGAGCGAGGCGTGTGGATCGCCCCGCGGATCACCGGCATCGGCCGGTACCGGAGGGCGGACAACGAGGAGCAGCGCGCATGA